The following proteins are co-located in the Microbacterium immunditiarum genome:
- a CDS encoding ABC transporter permease subunit: MTLYTSTVVTPRKPSRVWAKIGENTAYALGLPIILLVIWGVWSSISPAPFFPSPLVIFDAFIDTWVGPAFFNDVLPSLGRLAISIVLAVVLGIAAGTVIGLVRWLRELLEPIFEFFRAVPPPVLIPIVAVLVGANDTMKVVVMVTGAIWPVLLNTIEGVRSTDSVMTETAQSFAVTRSERLRYLVLPAASPRIMTGVRQCLSIALILMVISEMFFSSSGLGYQIVFFQRNYLIAQMWSGIVLLGLIGVLLAVIFGFVERRVLRWYHGVKEVERA; the protein is encoded by the coding sequence GTGACCCTCTACACGAGCACCGTCGTCACCCCCCGGAAGCCGTCGCGCGTGTGGGCGAAGATCGGCGAGAACACCGCGTACGCGCTGGGCCTGCCGATCATCCTCCTCGTCATCTGGGGCGTCTGGTCGTCGATCTCCCCGGCGCCGTTCTTCCCCAGCCCGCTGGTCATCTTCGACGCGTTCATCGACACGTGGGTCGGCCCCGCGTTCTTCAACGACGTGCTGCCGAGCCTCGGTCGCCTCGCGATAAGCATCGTCCTCGCAGTCGTCCTCGGCATCGCGGCGGGCACCGTGATCGGCCTCGTGCGCTGGCTGCGCGAGCTGCTCGAGCCGATCTTCGAGTTCTTCCGCGCGGTGCCCCCGCCCGTGCTCATCCCGATCGTCGCGGTGCTCGTCGGGGCGAACGACACCATGAAGGTCGTCGTCATGGTCACCGGCGCCATCTGGCCGGTCCTCCTCAACACCATCGAGGGCGTCCGGTCGACGGACTCCGTCATGACCGAGACCGCGCAGTCGTTCGCGGTCACCCGCTCGGAGCGCCTGCGCTACCTGGTGCTGCCGGCGGCGAGCCCGCGCATCATGACCGGCGTGCGCCAGTGCCTGTCGATCGCGCTGATCCTCATGGTGATCTCGGAGATGTTCTTCTCGTCGTCGGGCCTCGGCTATCAGATCGTGTTCTTCCAGCGGAACTACCTGATCGCGCAGATGTGGAGCGGCATCGTGCTGCTCGGCCTGATCGGCGTGCTGCTCGCGGTGATCTTCGGATTCGTCGAGCGACGCGTCCTTCGCTGGTACCACGGAGTCAAGGAGGTGGAGCGTGCCTGA
- a CDS encoding MarR family transcriptional regulator gives MSLTDEEHDQAQAPVPVLPLRTTPGHLIRRSQQVHTALWTQEFDGEITGPQYALLSALTTTSIDQRSAGQIASLDKSTAADVVARLERNGWLARERDTVDRRRYILSLTAPARTALRHITPRVAEVQRRLLEPLTPADAEWFAGALARIAYGGEPPATPDGADAAFALPLTSAPGHLIRRSEQLHGVYWANRVGSSVTPPQYALLSAVAWNDDIDQSTAGELASLDKSSTTDIIARLTRRGLVTSRPDPTDRRRKFVVLTPEAREVLERVTADVEAVQRDVLAPLDAEDAERFVALLQVIAYR, from the coding sequence GTGTCTCTGACCGACGAGGAGCACGACCAGGCCCAGGCGCCGGTGCCGGTGCTTCCGCTGCGCACGACCCCGGGCCACCTCATCCGCCGCTCGCAGCAGGTGCACACCGCGCTGTGGACGCAGGAGTTCGACGGCGAGATCACCGGTCCGCAGTACGCGCTGCTGAGCGCGCTCACGACGACGTCGATCGACCAGCGCTCGGCCGGCCAGATCGCGTCGCTCGACAAGTCGACCGCCGCCGATGTCGTCGCGCGCCTCGAGCGCAACGGCTGGCTCGCGCGCGAGCGCGACACCGTCGACCGCCGGCGCTACATCCTGTCGCTGACGGCTCCCGCCCGTACGGCGCTGCGCCACATCACGCCGCGCGTCGCCGAGGTGCAGCGCCGGCTGCTCGAACCGCTCACTCCCGCCGACGCCGAGTGGTTCGCGGGCGCGCTCGCGCGCATCGCGTACGGCGGCGAGCCGCCGGCGACGCCGGACGGGGCGGATGCCGCGTTCGCGCTGCCCCTCACGAGCGCGCCGGGCCACCTCATCCGCCGCAGCGAGCAGCTGCACGGCGTCTACTGGGCGAACCGCGTGGGCTCGTCGGTCACACCGCCGCAGTACGCCCTGCTGAGCGCGGTCGCGTGGAACGACGACATCGACCAGAGCACCGCGGGAGAGCTCGCGTCGCTCGACAAGTCGAGCACCACCGACATCATCGCGCGCCTCACGCGGCGAGGGCTGGTCACGAGCCGCCCAGACCCGACGGACCGGCGCCGCAAGTTCGTCGTGCTCACGCCGGAGGCGCGCGAAGTGCTCGAGCGGGTGACCGCCGATGTCGAGGCGGTGCAGCGCGACGTGCTCGCGCCGCTCGACGCGGAGGACGCCGAGCGCTTCGTCGCGCTCCTCCAGGTCATTGCCTACCGCTAG
- a CDS encoding ABC transporter permease translates to MTAQTIGKRWSTGLGGVIVSLIVPVGILVVWWFGSLNTGSPFFPSLQSILETFAETWLSEKVVTDVLPSLGRMFAGFAIAVVVGVAVGVLFGRIRILAYAFNPVLQFFRALPATALIPVSIVLLGIGDTPKILLIAFVSVFPVLLNTIDGVRNIDPVVEDVVRSYRFDKAQRVRWVQLHAASPQVLAGMRVALSMAFVVMVVTEMLAATNGIGYVTLTAQQSFQISLMWSGLLLLGLLGIIINGLFVLVERRLLRWYVQDQED, encoded by the coding sequence ATGACCGCTCAGACCATCGGCAAGCGCTGGTCCACGGGGCTCGGCGGCGTCATCGTCTCGCTCATCGTCCCCGTCGGCATCCTCGTCGTGTGGTGGTTCGGCTCGCTCAACACCGGCTCGCCGTTCTTCCCGTCCCTCCAGTCGATCCTCGAGACGTTCGCCGAGACGTGGCTGTCCGAGAAGGTCGTCACGGACGTGCTGCCGAGCCTCGGCCGCATGTTCGCGGGCTTCGCGATCGCGGTCGTCGTCGGCGTCGCGGTGGGCGTGCTGTTCGGCCGCATCCGGATCCTCGCCTACGCGTTCAACCCGGTGCTCCAGTTCTTCCGGGCGCTGCCGGCGACCGCGCTCATCCCGGTGAGCATCGTGCTGCTGGGCATCGGAGACACCCCGAAGATCCTCCTCATCGCGTTCGTGAGCGTCTTCCCGGTGCTCCTGAACACGATCGACGGCGTGCGCAACATCGACCCCGTCGTGGAGGACGTCGTCCGCTCGTACCGCTTCGACAAGGCGCAGCGCGTGCGCTGGGTTCAGCTGCACGCTGCGTCGCCGCAGGTGCTCGCCGGAATGCGGGTCGCCTTGAGCATGGCGTTCGTCGTCATGGTCGTCACCGAGATGCTCGCGGCGACCAACGGCATCGGCTACGTCACGCTCACCGCGCAGCAGAGCTTCCAGATCTCGCTCATGTGGTCGGGACTGCTGCTGCTGGGCCTGCTCGGCATCATCATCAACGGACTCTTCGTGCTGGTGGAGCGCAGACTGCTCCGCTGGTATGTCCAGGACCAGGAGGACTGA
- a CDS encoding IclR family transcriptional regulator domain-containing protein, translating to MTQRPDELDQRDYVQSLERGLSVILAFADRHPRMTLSEVAAATGLTRPTARRLLLTLQALGYVRSDGRSFSLTPRVLALGYAYLDSLDLTAIAQPVLERIVSEAQEACTLATLDGTEVVYVSRHAVRRTSSLTLAIGTRLPAYASAMGHVLLADLAPADLRRYFDTAELVRLTSRTLTTEAALEERLRTVRVQGWAVVDQELDEGTRSIAVPVRGGDGRVFAALGLSSSARPVDELVERFLPMLQSGAAEISAGLGSEYSRSHV from the coding sequence GTGACCCAACGACCCGACGAGCTCGACCAGCGCGACTACGTGCAGTCCCTCGAGCGCGGACTCTCGGTGATCCTCGCGTTCGCCGACCGGCACCCGCGGATGACCCTGTCCGAGGTCGCGGCCGCGACGGGCCTCACGCGCCCGACCGCCCGTCGCCTGCTGCTCACGCTGCAGGCGCTCGGGTACGTGCGCTCCGACGGGCGGTCGTTCTCGCTCACGCCGCGCGTGCTCGCCCTCGGGTACGCGTACCTCGACTCGCTCGACCTCACGGCGATCGCGCAGCCCGTGCTCGAGCGCATCGTGTCGGAGGCGCAGGAGGCGTGCACGCTCGCGACGCTCGACGGCACCGAGGTCGTGTACGTCAGCCGACACGCCGTGCGCCGCACGAGCAGCCTCACGCTCGCGATCGGCACTCGACTGCCCGCGTACGCGAGCGCGATGGGGCACGTGCTCCTCGCCGACCTCGCGCCCGCCGATCTGCGGCGCTACTTCGACACCGCGGAGCTCGTGCGGCTCACGTCGCGCACGCTCACGACCGAGGCCGCGCTCGAGGAGCGTCTGCGGACGGTCCGGGTGCAGGGGTGGGCGGTCGTCGACCAGGAGCTCGACGAGGGGACGCGCTCGATCGCGGTGCCCGTGCGAGGCGGCGACGGACGCGTGTTCGCGGCGCTCGGGCTGTCGTCGAGCGCGCGTCCGGTCGACGAGCTCGTCGAGCGATTCCTCCCGATGCTCCAGTCCGGCGCGGCCGAGATCAGCGCCGGACTGGGCAGCGAGTACTCGCGCTCACACGTGTGA
- a CDS encoding ABC transporter ATP-binding protein, giving the protein MLTVEHLQKTYNAGGRPLEVLRDVSFTVEEGEFVTVVGPSGAGKTTLLRCMAGLLPPTGGSVSLTSTGRVIDSPPPEIACVFQDYSRSLMAWYKVGRNVELPLRNTIRDRAERQRVVKEALHSVGLDGFADSYPWQLSGGMQQRVAIARALAYRPEFLIMDEPFASVDAQTRADLEDLILRVRQEVGVTVVLVTHDIDEAVYLGDRVVVVSSRPTVVMDVIDVDLPRPRSQVETKALPRFAELRTQVARLITQATAEAASHV; this is encoded by the coding sequence ATGCTCACGGTCGAGCATCTCCAGAAGACGTACAACGCCGGCGGGCGCCCGCTCGAGGTTCTGCGGGACGTCTCGTTCACCGTCGAGGAGGGCGAGTTCGTCACCGTCGTGGGCCCGTCCGGCGCCGGCAAGACGACGCTCCTGCGCTGCATGGCGGGCCTCCTGCCCCCCACCGGGGGATCGGTGAGCCTCACGAGCACGGGGCGCGTCATCGACTCGCCGCCGCCGGAGATCGCGTGCGTCTTCCAGGACTACAGTCGCTCGCTCATGGCCTGGTACAAGGTCGGCCGCAACGTCGAGCTGCCGCTGCGGAACACTATCCGCGACCGCGCCGAGCGCCAGCGGGTCGTGAAGGAGGCGCTGCACAGCGTCGGGCTCGACGGCTTCGCCGACAGCTACCCGTGGCAGCTGTCGGGCGGCATGCAGCAGCGTGTCGCCATCGCGCGCGCCCTCGCGTACCGGCCCGAATTCCTCATCATGGACGAGCCGTTCGCGTCGGTTGACGCGCAGACGCGCGCCGACCTCGAGGACCTCATCCTGCGCGTCCGTCAGGAGGTCGGCGTCACCGTCGTGCTCGTGACCCACGACATCGACGAGGCGGTCTACCTCGGCGACCGGGTCGTGGTCGTGTCGAGCCGGCCGACCGTCGTGATGGACGTCATCGACGTCGACCTGCCGCGCCCGCGCAGCCAGGTCGAGACGAAGGCGCTCCCGCGGTTCGCTGAGCTGCGCACCCAGGTCGCACGCCTCATCACGCAGGCGACCGCCGAGGCGGCGTCACACGTGTGA
- a CDS encoding ABC transporter substrate-binding protein — translation MKKALAAIALGAAAVLTLSGCTDSAAPSATSTATDDPGSGELQTVRVAALPIAETGALWGAIDEGIFEAHGLEIEVVPAQGGANAIPALLSGDIQFAIGQPFGPIRADLQDLGVVIVGNYANSLADGDDVNAVVALGDSGIARPADLAGKKVSVNTLGAAGDLTIRKAVQDDGGDPSTIEFVEVAFPDVPAQLEAGTMDAAWAPDPFRAMIVGGGGVSVVAPYQATIPGLTVLTNITTQKLLDEDPELVEAYAAAMSEALEWAAGNEEAVRSAIATNLEIPEEAAAGITLPEFTWELEGAGIEELGALALEFEYIESEPDYSRLIQQQ, via the coding sequence ATGAAGAAAGCTCTTGCCGCCATCGCGCTCGGCGCAGCGGCCGTTCTCACCCTCAGCGGATGCACCGACTCCGCTGCTCCATCCGCCACCTCGACCGCGACCGACGACCCCGGCAGCGGCGAGCTGCAGACCGTGCGCGTCGCCGCACTGCCTATCGCCGAGACCGGCGCTCTGTGGGGCGCGATCGACGAGGGCATCTTCGAGGCGCACGGCCTCGAGATCGAGGTCGTCCCGGCGCAGGGCGGCGCGAACGCGATCCCGGCGCTGCTCAGCGGCGACATCCAGTTCGCCATCGGCCAGCCGTTCGGCCCGATCCGCGCCGACCTGCAGGACCTCGGTGTCGTGATCGTCGGCAACTACGCGAACAGCCTCGCCGACGGCGACGACGTCAACGCGGTCGTCGCGCTCGGCGACTCGGGCATCGCGCGCCCGGCCGACCTCGCGGGCAAGAAGGTCTCGGTCAACACGCTCGGCGCGGCCGGCGACCTGACGATCCGCAAGGCCGTCCAGGACGACGGCGGCGACCCCTCGACGATCGAGTTCGTCGAGGTCGCGTTCCCCGACGTCCCGGCGCAGCTCGAGGCCGGCACGATGGACGCCGCGTGGGCCCCCGACCCCTTCCGCGCCATGATCGTCGGCGGCGGGGGCGTCTCGGTCGTCGCGCCCTACCAGGCGACCATCCCGGGCCTCACGGTGCTCACGAACATCACGACGCAGAAGCTGCTCGACGAGGACCCCGAGCTCGTCGAGGCGTACGCCGCCGCGATGTCGGAGGCGCTCGAGTGGGCCGCGGGCAACGAGGAGGCAGTGCGCTCCGCGATCGCGACCAACCTCGAGATCCCCGAGGAGGCCGCGGCCGGCATCACGCTTCCCGAGTTCACATGGGAGCTCGAGGGTGCGGGCATCGAGGAGCTCGGCGCGCTCGCCCTGGAGTTCGAGTACATCGAGTCGGAGCCGGACTACAGTCGCCTGATCCAGCAGCAGTAG
- a CDS encoding ABC transporter substrate-binding protein, producing MFSQGRKNRIALIGAAAALTLVFAGCSSTPSDNAGGDAGDGAQETIDIVAGVAPSSSPVALLLGIEQGFFEEEGLNVTTTPAATGAAGVTQLINGQTQVALGGLSATITAVDQGIPVQFVSGGVADHEDPKGTQYQTMVAADSDIESFADLEGKTVAVNSLKCCWEFWMREAVEKDGGDQSKVEFVQLAFPDAVTALRSGDVDAISTLQPFATNLRNEGFRDIGDSAAVAFDNPDASNTMYFMAKNFIEANPTVVERWRRALQKSADYANSHPEETLAKIAEQTKTDASQLENVPLPKYISEVDRDAIEAEAGFLVKYGVIDEAPSIDELVAE from the coding sequence TTGTTCTCTCAAGGACGAAAGAACCGCATAGCGCTCATCGGCGCGGCCGCTGCCCTCACCCTCGTGTTCGCCGGCTGCAGCTCGACGCCCTCCGACAACGCCGGCGGTGACGCCGGTGACGGCGCCCAGGAGACGATCGACATCGTCGCGGGCGTCGCTCCGTCGTCGTCGCCCGTCGCGCTGCTGCTGGGCATCGAGCAGGGCTTCTTCGAAGAAGAGGGCCTCAACGTCACCACCACGCCGGCTGCGACCGGCGCCGCGGGCGTGACGCAGCTCATCAACGGCCAGACCCAGGTCGCGCTCGGCGGTCTGTCGGCCACGATCACGGCCGTCGACCAGGGCATCCCCGTGCAGTTCGTGTCGGGCGGCGTCGCCGACCACGAGGACCCGAAGGGCACTCAGTACCAGACGATGGTCGCCGCCGACAGCGACATCGAGTCCTTCGCCGACCTCGAGGGCAAGACCGTCGCGGTGAACTCGCTCAAGTGCTGCTGGGAGTTCTGGATGCGCGAGGCCGTGGAGAAGGACGGCGGCGACCAGTCGAAGGTCGAGTTCGTGCAGCTCGCGTTCCCCGACGCGGTGACCGCGCTCCGCTCGGGCGACGTCGACGCGATCAGCACGCTGCAGCCGTTCGCGACGAACCTCCGCAACGAGGGCTTCCGCGACATCGGCGACTCCGCCGCGGTCGCGTTCGACAACCCCGACGCGAGCAACACCATGTACTTCATGGCAAAGAACTTCATCGAGGCCAACCCGACGGTGGTCGAGCGGTGGCGCCGCGCGCTGCAGAAGTCCGCGGACTACGCGAACTCGCACCCCGAGGAGACGCTCGCCAAGATCGCGGAGCAGACGAAGACGGATGCCTCGCAGCTCGAGAACGTCCCGCTGCCGAAGTACATCTCCGAGGTCGACCGCGACGCGATCGAGGCCGAGGCGGGCTTCCTCGTGAAGTACGGCGTCATCGACGAGGCCCCGAGCATCGACGAGCTCGTGGCGGAGTGA
- a CDS encoding FAD-dependent monooxygenase: protein MSRALRVAVVGGGIGGLSAAIALSRIAGVEVTVFEQASQLGEVGAGVGMAPNGMRMLERLGLKDAVERVAARYGVGSLYYRYDGTPIGEMTTSDSSGTYHTLGVHRADIVGVLAAALPDGAVRTGHRLASVHDRGGSARLEFENGSSAEFDAVIGADGIHSVVRGFTTEPTEPVSSGSIAYRGLVHADRLPDWPKGIAQLWMGEGKHFLTYPVRAGRLINYVGFVPSEERLKESWSAAGDQESLAAEFVGWDPRVTRLIEVVESTFWWGLYDREPLARWSQGRVTLLGDAAHPMLPHLGQGANQAIEDAVTLAVVLRGADPDDVPARLENYERLRLERTSAVQRGARDNGRRYDSAYDDLTQRDDEIARSRDYRLWLYDYDAEAVALDARVR from the coding sequence ATGAGCAGAGCACTTCGCGTGGCCGTGGTCGGCGGCGGGATAGGCGGCCTGTCGGCTGCGATCGCCCTGAGTCGAATCGCCGGGGTCGAGGTCACCGTCTTCGAGCAGGCCTCGCAGCTGGGTGAGGTGGGCGCCGGCGTCGGCATGGCGCCGAACGGCATGCGCATGCTCGAGCGCCTCGGATTGAAGGACGCCGTCGAGCGCGTCGCCGCTCGCTACGGCGTCGGGTCGCTCTACTACCGCTACGACGGCACGCCGATCGGCGAGATGACGACGAGCGACTCGTCGGGCACGTATCACACGCTCGGCGTGCACCGCGCCGACATCGTGGGCGTCCTCGCGGCCGCGCTGCCCGACGGCGCCGTCCGCACGGGCCACCGGCTCGCGTCGGTGCACGACCGCGGCGGATCCGCGCGACTGGAGTTCGAGAACGGCTCCTCGGCCGAGTTCGACGCGGTCATCGGCGCGGACGGCATCCACTCCGTCGTGCGCGGCTTCACGACGGAGCCGACGGAGCCGGTCAGCTCCGGATCGATCGCGTACCGCGGCCTCGTCCACGCCGATCGCCTGCCCGACTGGCCGAAGGGCATCGCGCAGTTGTGGATGGGCGAGGGCAAGCACTTCCTCACCTACCCCGTGCGCGCCGGGCGCCTCATCAACTACGTCGGATTCGTGCCCAGCGAGGAGCGACTGAAGGAGTCGTGGTCCGCTGCCGGCGACCAGGAGTCGCTCGCTGCAGAGTTCGTCGGCTGGGACCCCCGCGTCACGCGGCTCATCGAGGTCGTCGAGTCGACGTTCTGGTGGGGCCTGTACGACCGCGAGCCGCTCGCACGGTGGTCGCAGGGTCGCGTCACGCTCCTCGGCGACGCGGCGCATCCGATGCTTCCGCACCTCGGCCAGGGAGCGAACCAGGCGATCGAAGACGCCGTCACCCTCGCCGTCGTGCTGCGCGGCGCCGACCCCGACGACGTGCCCGCGCGGCTCGAGAACTACGAGCGGCTGCGCCTCGAGCGCACGTCCGCCGTCCAGCGCGGCGCGCGCGACAACGGCCGCCGCTACGACTCCGCCTACGACGATCTCACGCAGCGCGACGACGAGATCGCGCGCTCCCGCGACTACCGCCTGTGGCTGTACGACTACGACGCCGAGGCGGTCGCGCTCGACGCGCGCGTCAGGTAG
- a CDS encoding ABC transporter permease, whose amino-acid sequence MTATADAPAIATPATPRGSDRFRRQRRLRTLRKVVLGIAGIAGFLVTWQLLPTVGVVNPAYFPTATDTIAQLFAMFRDLEFWRNIGRTLTSWALGLLIATVLAVVLGTIIGLVPFLRRATHTTVEFLRPIPSVALIPLAILMFGYQLQGALLIIVFASFWQVFIQVLYGVADVDAVARDTARSYGLSRGAQIRSVVFPTALPYLMTGLRLAATVALILAITAEMFMSVPGIGRAIMIARESGQWTTVYALVIVTGMLGLLVNLGFRAIERRSLAWHQSVRGEEVL is encoded by the coding sequence GTGACCGCCACCGCCGACGCCCCCGCCATCGCCACGCCGGCGACTCCGCGCGGCTCGGACCGCTTCCGTCGCCAGCGACGCCTGCGCACGCTGCGCAAGGTCGTGCTGGGCATCGCCGGCATCGCCGGGTTCCTGGTGACCTGGCAGCTGCTCCCGACCGTGGGAGTGGTCAATCCGGCGTACTTCCCGACCGCGACCGACACGATCGCGCAGCTGTTCGCGATGTTCCGCGACCTCGAGTTCTGGCGCAACATCGGGCGCACGCTCACCTCATGGGCCCTGGGTCTTCTCATCGCGACGGTGCTCGCGGTCGTGCTCGGCACGATCATCGGTCTCGTGCCCTTCCTGCGTCGTGCGACGCACACGACGGTGGAGTTCCTCCGGCCCATCCCATCGGTCGCGCTCATCCCGCTCGCGATCCTCATGTTCGGCTATCAGCTGCAGGGGGCGCTGCTCATCATCGTCTTCGCGAGCTTCTGGCAGGTCTTCATCCAGGTGCTCTACGGCGTGGCCGACGTCGACGCCGTCGCGCGCGACACAGCCCGCAGCTACGGCCTCTCGCGCGGCGCGCAGATCAGGAGCGTCGTGTTCCCGACCGCGCTCCCGTACCTCATGACCGGACTCCGGCTCGCCGCGACGGTCGCGCTGATCCTCGCGATCACGGCCGAGATGTTCATGTCCGTCCCCGGCATCGGCCGCGCGATCATGATCGCCCGCGAGTCCGGCCAGTGGACCACCGTCTACGCGCTCGTGATCGTCACGGGCATGCTCGGCCTGCTCGTGAACCTCGGGTTCCGCGCGATCGAGCGGCGCTCGCTCGCGTGGCATCAGTCCGTGCGAGGGGAGGAGGTCCTGTGA
- a CDS encoding FAD-dependent oxidoreductase, with product MPTDAPLAHSFDVVVIGTGGAGLACAIEAAARGARVAVLDASDAVGGTAAGAGGGTCIAGSPLQERLGLADSVDLALEDWARWGGDTADLDWAEAYLRASVPELFEPLAAAGVRWIGVNGHEGNRVPRWHRPAGGGRAVMAALERRARMLPTIAWLLGHRVERLVLEGGRVTGVHARSGEREVELRARAVVVATGGFNNDPEMVAEHATAAAGAERVLLGGGAGARGEGHRMLRDAGARFTELDAVWMYPYATPDDLDPEGRRGLALRGIDGDVWINDGGHRFHDESLRGGATGTAALLDQPNGRCWSVFDARIAARLVIADPHYTDGSTPIRKRVEAFLRRSPFVASASSAAELAARIDVDAVALGDALSQVNSAVGAGAERDPVFGKPLAGLDALDEAPFFAVRLHPMARKNLGGVRTDLACRVLDEHGRPIDGLFAAGEVAGMAGGRINGRAALEGRRSGRASTAAWSPAAASPADGPERDGLPCIRTSRTLHGRRRSRHP from the coding sequence ATGCCCACGGACGCGCCACTCGCCCACAGCTTCGACGTCGTCGTGATCGGCACGGGCGGCGCAGGGCTCGCGTGCGCGATCGAAGCCGCCGCGCGCGGCGCGCGCGTGGCGGTGCTCGATGCGTCGGATGCCGTCGGCGGCACGGCGGCGGGCGCGGGCGGCGGCACGTGCATCGCGGGGTCTCCCCTGCAGGAGCGGCTCGGCCTCGCCGACTCCGTCGACCTCGCGCTCGAGGACTGGGCGCGCTGGGGCGGTGACACGGCCGACCTCGACTGGGCCGAGGCGTATCTCCGCGCGAGCGTGCCGGAGCTGTTCGAGCCGCTCGCCGCGGCCGGTGTCCGCTGGATCGGCGTGAACGGCCACGAGGGCAACCGCGTGCCGCGCTGGCATCGCCCCGCGGGCGGCGGCAGGGCCGTCATGGCCGCGCTCGAGCGGCGCGCGCGGATGCTGCCCACGATCGCGTGGCTGCTCGGACATCGCGTGGAGCGACTGGTGCTCGAAGGCGGCCGCGTCACGGGCGTCCACGCACGGAGCGGGGAGCGCGAGGTCGAGCTGCGCGCCCGGGCCGTCGTCGTCGCCACGGGCGGGTTCAACAACGACCCCGAGATGGTCGCCGAGCACGCGACGGCCGCGGCGGGCGCCGAGCGGGTTCTGCTCGGGGGCGGCGCCGGGGCGCGCGGCGAGGGGCACCGGATGCTCCGCGACGCCGGCGCGCGGTTCACTGAGCTGGACGCGGTGTGGATGTACCCGTATGCCACGCCCGACGACCTCGACCCTGAGGGGCGTCGCGGTCTCGCGCTGCGCGGCATCGACGGCGACGTGTGGATCAACGACGGCGGCCACCGCTTCCACGACGAGAGCCTGCGCGGCGGGGCGACCGGCACCGCGGCGCTCCTCGACCAGCCGAACGGGCGGTGCTGGTCGGTCTTCGACGCGCGCATCGCCGCCCGGCTCGTGATCGCGGATCCGCACTACACCGACGGCAGCACGCCGATCCGGAAGCGCGTGGAGGCGTTCCTGCGGCGGTCGCCGTTCGTGGCATCCGCGTCGTCCGCCGCAGAGCTCGCGGCACGAATCGACGTCGACGCGGTCGCTCTGGGCGATGCGCTCTCGCAGGTGAACTCGGCCGTCGGCGCGGGAGCGGAGCGCGATCCGGTGTTCGGCAAGCCGCTGGCGGGGCTCGACGCGCTCGACGAGGCGCCGTTCTTCGCCGTGCGCCTGCACCCGATGGCGCGCAAGAACCTCGGCGGCGTGCGCACCGACCTCGCGTGTCGCGTGCTCGACGAGCACGGTCGGCCGATCGACGGCCTGTTCGCGGCGGGCGAGGTCGCCGGCATGGCGGGCGGTCGCATCAACGGGCGGGCCGCACTCGAAGGGAGGCGTTCGGGCCGAGCGTCTACAGCGGCATGGTCGCCGGCCGCAGCGTCGCCGGCTGACGGGCCGGAGCGCGATGGGTTGCCCTGTATCCGGACGTCTCGTACGCTTCACGGACGCCGCCGGTCGCGGCATCCGTGA
- a CDS encoding ABC transporter permease, whose amino-acid sequence MPSTDLARSGPPTQAGPPAPASAGAGGPVGDDTATVITRATRRRKKPLWVRALPWATTIALIAFVELLSRLGVFPEEVPSFTSVVGAALEVIPTPEFLESLWATLEQFAVGLAIGVVIGVALGVALGTIPLLYQLLHYVLDFMRFIPAVVYLPLLLLVMGARPGVAYILAAVGAVWPMLFQTYYGVVGIPQILKDTGRVFGLTNAQRLRHVVIPSVSPFLATGLRIAAAHALVVVVAVEIITTVIGLGRDIAVYSSNGIYPEMYALVGVVGILGLLINWGLESLERWQLHWHSSYREVTA is encoded by the coding sequence ATGCCCTCCACCGACCTCGCTCGCTCCGGGCCGCCGACGCAGGCGGGCCCTCCGGCTCCGGCATCCGCCGGGGCCGGAGGGCCGGTCGGCGACGACACCGCGACGGTGATCACCCGGGCAACGCGGCGCCGCAAGAAGCCGCTGTGGGTGCGGGCGCTCCCGTGGGCGACCACGATCGCGCTCATCGCCTTCGTGGAGCTGCTCAGCCGCCTGGGCGTGTTCCCCGAGGAAGTGCCGTCGTTCACGTCGGTCGTGGGCGCGGCGCTCGAGGTCATCCCGACCCCCGAGTTCCTCGAGAGCCTGTGGGCGACGCTCGAGCAGTTCGCCGTCGGCCTCGCGATCGGCGTCGTCATCGGCGTCGCGCTGGGCGTCGCGCTCGGCACGATCCCCCTGCTGTACCAGCTGCTGCACTACGTGCTCGACTTCATGCGGTTCATCCCCGCGGTCGTGTACCTGCCGCTCCTGCTCCTGGTGATGGGCGCACGTCCCGGCGTCGCGTACATCCTGGCCGCAGTCGGCGCCGTGTGGCCCATGCTCTTCCAGACCTACTACGGCGTCGTCGGCATCCCGCAGATCCTCAAGGACACCGGCCGCGTGTTCGGGCTCACGAACGCTCAGCGCCTGCGGCACGTCGTGATCCCGAGCGTCTCGCCGTTCCTCGCGACCGGCCTGCGGATCGCCGCCGCCCACGCGCTCGTGGTCGTCGTCGCCGTCGAGATCATCACGACGGTGATCGGCCTCGGCCGCGACATCGCGGTCTACTCGTCCAACGGGATCTATCCCGAGATGTACGCACTCGTCGGCGTCGTCGGCATCCTGGGCCTGCTCATCAACTGGGGCCTCGAGTCGCTCGAACGGTGGCAGCTCCACTGGCACAGCTCCTACCGGGAGGTGACGGCATGA